The following is a genomic window from Bacteroidota bacterium.
GCACACGCGCACATGAAACTGATTATTCACGGCGGCTTTTTCAGCGAATCGTCAACCAGCGCCGAAACCAAGGTGGCCAAGCAAAACGCGCTTCGCCATATTGCCGCAAAAGCATTTGACTACATGCACACGCACACCGCACTCGAAACTGTAGTGTATGCAGTAGAATTGCTGGAAGACGATGCGTTGTTTAACGCCGGCATCGGTTCGCAGATTCAAAGCGATGGTGTGATACGCATGAGTGCATCGGTTATGGACGGGCGCACGCTGAAGTTCAGCGGTGTGATTAATATTGAAAATGTAAAGAATCCGGTGCGTGTGGCAGAAAGGCTGCTTGCGGTTGATGATCGTGTGCTGGGCGGTGAAGGAGCCACGCGTTTTGCACGGCAGCAGGGCTTCGCCGAATTCAGTACCGAAATTCCGCAGCGCCGCCGTGAGTACGAGGCCAAACTGGCCGCCACGGGCACAGGCACAGTAGGCTGCGTGGCGCTGGATGCGCAGGGAAATATTGCCGCCGCCACTTCTACCGGCGGAAAAGGCTTTGAAATTCCCGGCCGCATTTCCGACTCAGCCACCGCTGCAGGCAACTACGCCAATGCACACTGCGGTGTTAGCTGCACCGGCGTGGGCGAAGATATTGTGAGCGCAGCTGTGGCCACCAAAATTGTTACCCGCGTTACCGACGGCTTGCCGCTGGCCGAAGCATTCAGCCGCACGTTCAATGAACTTAAACCGTTCGACGGATTTGCCGGCGCTATCGCCATCGACAAAGATGGCAATTTGTATCATCAGGACTCGCACCCGAGCATGGTGTTTGCGAGTTTTGACGGTACAAACTTTCAGGTTTTTGGCTGA
Proteins encoded in this region:
- a CDS encoding isoaspartyl peptidase/L-asparaginase — translated: MKLIIHGGFFSESSTSAETKVAKQNALRHIAAKAFDYMHTHTALETVVYAVELLEDDALFNAGIGSQIQSDGVIRMSASVMDGRTLKFSGVINIENVKNPVRVAERLLAVDDRVLGGEGATRFARQQGFAEFSTEIPQRRREYEAKLAATGTGTVGCVALDAQGNIAAATSTGGKGFEIPGRISDSATAAGNYANAHCGVSCTGVGEDIVSAAVATKIVTRVTDGLPLAEAFSRTFNELKPFDGFAGAIAIDKDGNLYHQDSHPSMVFASFDGTNFQVFG